The proteins below come from a single Poecilia reticulata strain Guanapo linkage group LG5, Guppy_female_1.0+MT, whole genome shotgun sequence genomic window:
- the LOC103465110 gene encoding interleukin-17 receptor C-like produces the protein MFLFKSSLWCIVFSLFSPACGLEFIEYDRDVVICPQAFSDCTIRNSLYEPKDNHVRFEASFKLCCKAKRDCALCLVLETEVSNIPMARDVENDNHSGNDEEDDNEDTTLERSSVTACYQDPASALPRCKKVEFTVNYTTLAHQNKSKIAMVITDKFHFGSLITVYPKMRLDAPSEENVCSQEFLQKHIPMCPVPKFRIKPVFKENDVELKIVGNKSRPSLCIKYEENGRCLSLAQTTIPIHSVAPCMCIQVWDKDDEGTMRSQLCPFNKKGLPAHLQDFMWKNVSLNVRLSKTGDRTVLLWNLTAPCRLDGELSLCRKPSSSESLAGVKNWKQNSLGLWEKRGAFENVDESISQCVMVKIKGTHQELGPFCTSDTSRWRWTLLIVGVMVVGCLTALMVHFLRDYVKKWVWSWRHGGFVKIGRKGHVVLLSPPDLDDAVSESVCLLGSQLCSQGFSVSVDQWCRKDQCTMGPLPWLYSQLQKLDSMGGRVVLVLTQKALEKTEEWTVLNNDGEGRDQRQMKSPYSDLFTASLFIIQAHKKLGRAAERFVLVKIDSHQTQSHSSDRRLPELLQGLPLFLLPAQSQSLTTELTVEEADTTRTGWRRNI, from the exons atgtttctcttcaaaTCTTCCCTCTGGTGCATCGTCTTCAGCCTGTTCTCGCCAGCCTGCGGCTTGGAGTTCATAGAATACGACAGGGATGTGGTTATTTGCCCACAG GCATTTTCCGACTGCACCATCAGAAACAGTCTTTATGAACCAAAGGACAACCATGTTCGGTTTGAAGCATCCTTCAAGCTCTGCTGTAAGGCCAAAAGAGACTGTGCACTTTGTCTTGTGCTAGAGACAGAGGTCAGCAACATCCCTATGGCTAGAGACGTGGAGAACGACAACCACTCTGGCAACGATGAGGAAGATGACAATGAGGACACGACGCTTGAGAGAT CTTCTGTGACGGCATGTTACCAAGATCCAGCCAGCGCCTTGCCCAGATGCAAGAAGGTGGAGTTTACAGTTAATTACACCACTCTTGCTCACCAGAACAAGAGCAAG ATAGCCATGGTGATCACAGACAAGTTTCATTTCGGAAGCCTAATAACCGTTTATCCCAAAATGCGACTTGATGCACCTTCAGAAGAGAATG TGTGTTCCCAGGAATTCCTCCAGAAACATATACCCATGTGTCCAG TGCCAAAGTTCCGCATCAAACCAGTTTTCAAGGAAAATGATGTTGAGCTGAAGATTGTGGGCAACAAGTCCCGTCCCTCGCTCTGCATCAAATACGAGGAGAACGGACGCTGCCTG AGTCTGGCCCAGACCACCATCCCCATTCATTCTGTGGCACCTTGCATGTGCATACAG GTATGGGATAAAGATGATGAGGGAACCATGCGTTCTCAATTATGCCCCTTTAACAAAAAAG GATTACCAGCTCATTTACAAGACTTCATGTGGAAAAACGTCTCGTTGAATGTGCGCCTGAGCAAAACGGGTGATAGAACAGTCCTTTTATGGAACCTTactgccccctgcaggctgGATGGTGAACTGTCGCTTTGTCGCAAACCGAGCAGCAGCGAAAGTCTTGCTGgtgtgaaaaactggaaacaaaacagtttggGACTTTGG GAAAAACGAGGAGCATTTGAAAACGTTGATGAAAGCATTTCCCAGTGTGTGATG gtgaaaataaagggaacacatCAGGAATTGGGTCCATTTTGCACGTCTGACA CTAGCAGATGGCGCTGGACTCTCCTGATTGTCGGTGTTATGGTGGTTGGTTGTCTGACAGCATTAATGGTTCATTTCCTGCGTGATTATGTGAAAa AATGGGTGTGGAGCTGGCGGCACGGTGGATTCGTAAAGA TTGGCAGGAAGGGCCATGTGGTTCTGCTGAGCCCCCCAGATTTGGATGACGCCGTTTCAGAGTCAGTTTGTCTGCTGGGTTCCCAGCTCTGCAGCCAGGGCTTCAGTGTGTCTGTGGACCAGTGGTGCAGGAAGGATCAATGCACAATGGGACCTCTGCCATGGCTCTACTCACAACTCCAGAAGCTGGACAGCATGGGTGGTCGAGTTGTGCTGGTTCTCACCCAGAAAGCCTTAGAAAAAACCGAGGAGTGGACCGTCTTGAACAACGACGGGGAAGGACGGGATCAGCGGCAGATGAAGTCACCTTATTCCGATCTGTTTACGGCCTCATTGTTCATCATTCAGGCCCACAAGAAGCTGGGCAGGGCGGCCGAGCGCTTTGTTCTGGTGAAAATCGACTCCCACCAAACACAGAGTCACAGCAGCGACAGGAGACTTCCAGAGCTGCTTCAAGGCCTTCCTCTGTTTCTGCTTCCCGCTCAGAGCCAGTCGCTCACAACCGAACTGACCGTAGAAGAGGCAGATACGACACGGACAGGCTGGAGGAGGAATATCTGA
- the creld1a gene encoding cysteine-rich with EGF-like domain protein 1, with product MEEKWLQRTLLPAVWLCSVLAAHRVNSCPHACSKCLGQENDLCKECKTGWALYNFTCVDIDECGTELDSCSPNSYCFNIEGSFECRGCDVACVGCMGGGSARCRKCAPGYRLMGSKCLDVDECGDRVLACPGLDEICVNTEGSFRCQCAKGFIRKDSVCLRKQLPNAQEKGLFEDLQDDEVEVLQQMFFGVLLCALATLAAKGDLVYTSIFMGAAAAMAGYWLSDRGDRVLNNILRGR from the exons ATGGAGGAGAAGTGGCTACAGAGAACGCTGCTGCCGGCTGTGTGGCTGTGCAGCGTTCTGGCTGCTCATCGGGTCAACAGCTGCCCGCATGCTTGTAGCAAATGTTTAGGGCAAGAAAATGACCTTTGCAAAGAGTGCAAGACTGGATGGGCTCTCTATAACTTCACATGTGTAG ACATCGATGAGTGTGGCACTGAGCTGGATTCCTGCTCTCCGAACAGTTACTGCTTCAATATAGAAGGCTCCTTTGAGTGCAGAG GCTGTGATGTGGCCTGTGTTGGCTGTATGGGTGGCGGATCAGCTCGCTGCAGAAAATGTGCTCCTGGCTACAGACTGATGGGCTCAAAGTGTTTAG aTGTAGACGAATGTGGTGACAGAGTACTTGCCTGTCCTGGCCTGGATGAGATCTGTGTCAACACAGAAGGCTCTTTCCGCTGTCAGTGTGCCAAAGGCTTCATCAGGAAGGACAGTGTTTGTTTGAGGAAGCAACTGCCCA ATGCTCAAGAGAAAGGCCTCTTTGAGGATCTCCAGGATGATGAAGTGGAGGTGCTGCAGCAGATGTTTTTCGGGGTGCTGCTTTGCGCTTTGGCCACGCTGGCAGCCAAAGGAGATCTGGTCTACACATCGATATTCatgggagcagcagcagccatggCAGGTTACTGGCTCTCAGACAGGGGTGACCGTGTCTTAAACAACATCCTGAGAGGGCGCTAA